The DNA segment TTCTCTAAATATTCACGGACAGGTTCTATTTCGTAACCCCCGGTATCAATGATATAAAAATGTTCAAATCCTTTATACAGTTTTCTTAAAAATTTTCACCCCTGCTTCTAATTATTTTGTCCACATCAATGGAAGAACGTTTGCTGTATTCCGCCCAACTTTCCGTGAAAAAGGCACCATGCTTAGGACGTTTAATCTCTTTCAGATTCTCCCCGGATAAAAGTATATCAAGACAATCTCTCGTCCGCGGCAGTACCA comes from the Negativicoccus succinicivorans genome and includes:
- a CDS encoding DUF1638 domain-containing protein, coding for MGLRATHTELVLPRTRDCLDILLSGENLKEIKRPKHGAFFTESWAEYSKRSSIDVDKIIRSRGENF